In a single window of the Leptospiraceae bacterium genome:
- a CDS encoding bifunctional riboflavin kinase/FAD synthetase — translation MKVLNSIEEIGDEVNRGSVITLGNFDGIHLGHLSLIKRVKEVSKEKNLPSILVTYYPNPAIVLGKNKTLRPVYSEDIKKEIIETFSVDMLLTIPFTHEFSTMHAYEFTKNILVDKLKPHHIIIGFNHFFGKGRQGDFVFLQSHAEEFDFSVEKIDQVYSKEEPVSSSKIRACIQNGEVAKARELLTRPVIIRGKVVEGFKRGRQIGFPTANIQLSGESQIPPEGVYAVYIVLDGKQHKAMLNIGKNPTFGNQEQSIEAHIFDFNSDIYGKTIDCWFIDRIREEKKFSGIEELKRQLSLDAVTVKGILG, via the coding sequence TTGATGGAATTCATCTCGGTCATTTGTCTCTTATTAAGAGAGTGAAAGAAGTATCGAAAGAAAAAAATCTTCCGTCCATACTCGTGACCTATTATCCGAATCCAGCCATTGTGCTCGGAAAAAATAAAACTCTAAGACCTGTTTATAGTGAAGATATTAAAAAAGAAATCATCGAAACATTTTCCGTTGATATGCTTCTTACGATTCCATTCACTCACGAATTTTCTACAATGCACGCCTATGAATTCACAAAGAACATTTTAGTCGATAAGTTGAAGCCGCATCATATCATCATTGGGTTCAATCATTTTTTTGGAAAAGGTAGACAAGGGGACTTTGTATTCTTGCAATCTCATGCGGAAGAATTTGATTTTAGTGTAGAGAAAATAGATCAGGTCTATTCTAAAGAAGAGCCAGTCTCTAGCTCTAAGATCAGAGCCTGCATTCAAAATGGAGAAGTTGCCAAAGCACGAGAACTTTTAACTAGGCCTGTCATCATTCGAGGTAAAGTCGTCGAAGGATTTAAGCGTGGAAGACAAATAGGTTTTCCGACGGCTAATATCCAATTATCCGGAGAAAGTCAAATTCCACCCGAAGGAGTTTATGCGGTTTACATCGTATTAGACGGCAAGCAGCACAAGGCGATGTTGAATATAGGAAAAAATCCTACCTTTGGAAATCAAGAACAAAGCATAGAGGCTCATATCTTTGATTTCAACTCGGATATCTATGGCAAAACAATTGATTGTTGGTTTATCGACCGTATCCGCGAAGAAAAAAAGTTTAGTGGAATCGAAGAGTTAAAGCGCCAACTTTCGTTAGACGCCGTTACAGTGAAAGGGATATTAGGCTAA